A portion of the Cellulophaga algicola DSM 14237 genome contains these proteins:
- a CDS encoding IPExxxVDY family protein, protein MSLDFYEDSFALIALHCNIEDHKLVYTINKFLKCGFKRRKDNLVFSDTISLPIFEWKDTITDRYWTIISNTGQSEESNENTGLFNDMPSIKKQHLIPEYKNVDYFLKLEQEDLDLESAILKSILAIPEIITAYTINTDTLKSKNNLIF, encoded by the coding sequence ATGTCGCTGGATTTTTACGAAGATTCTTTCGCTTTGATTGCTTTGCATTGTAATATAGAGGATCATAAATTAGTCTATACCATAAATAAATTTCTTAAATGTGGTTTTAAAAGGCGAAAAGATAATTTAGTGTTTTCTGATACAATTTCGCTTCCTATTTTTGAATGGAAGGACACCATTACTGATAGGTATTGGACTATTATTTCAAATACGGGCCAATCAGAAGAAAGCAATGAAAATACAGGATTGTTTAACGACATGCCTTCGATCAAAAAACAACATTTAATTCCAGAATATAAAAATGTTGATTATTTCTTAAAGTTAGAACAAGAAGATTTGGATTTAGAATCCGCAATTTTAAAATCAATATTGGCCATACCAGAAATAATCACCGCTTATACAATAAACACCGATACCTTAAAATCAAAAAATAATTTAATATTTTAA
- the rnc gene encoding ribonuclease III has translation MNFPSNIFNSHSKEDGDFFLGMTRILGFKPKKLAVYKKAFLHRSANIRDEDGTPMNYERLEFLGDSMLGTIISKYLYTEVPTGDEGYLTKMRSKIVSREHLNELGKELNLIHYVESRIPKSHFGDNIHGNVYEALVGAIYLDRGYKYCEKFIHKSVIVPYVDIEQLEGKVISYKSLLIEWCQKQKKSFYYDIYEDTGNDAVKHFAVKLHINKKIVSKARATSKKKAEEIASKRAYYALQNKIDKE, from the coding sequence ATGAATTTTCCCTCAAATATATTTAATTCCCATTCTAAAGAGGATGGGGATTTTTTTTTAGGGATGACCCGAATTTTAGGTTTTAAACCTAAAAAACTGGCCGTTTACAAGAAGGCCTTTTTACACAGGTCGGCTAATATTAGAGATGAAGATGGTACGCCTATGAATTATGAACGCCTTGAATTTTTAGGCGATTCTATGTTAGGGACCATCATTTCTAAATATTTGTATACTGAAGTTCCTACAGGAGATGAAGGTTATCTAACTAAAATGCGCTCTAAAATAGTGAGTAGAGAGCATTTGAATGAATTAGGGAAAGAGTTAAACTTAATTCATTATGTAGAAAGTAGAATACCTAAATCACACTTTGGCGATAATATTCATGGAAATGTATATGAGGCTTTAGTAGGTGCTATTTATTTAGATCGTGGTTACAAGTACTGCGAGAAATTTATTCATAAAAGCGTAATAGTTCCTTATGTTGACATAGAGCAACTAGAAGGTAAAGTTATCAGCTACAAAAGCCTTTTGATAGAATGGTGTCAAAAGCAAAAAAAATCTTTTTACTACGATATTTATGAAGACACTGGTAATGATGCCGTAAAGCATTTTGCTGTAAAGCTTCATATAAATAAAAAAATAGTTTCTAAGGCTAGAGCAACTTCTAAAAAGAAGGCCGAAGAAATTGCTTCAAAAAGAGCTTATTATGCGTTGCAAAATAAAATAGATAAAGAATAG
- the fabF gene encoding beta-ketoacyl-ACP synthase II has protein sequence MQLKRVVVTGIGALTPIGNTIEEYWDGLVNGKSGAAPITYYDSEKFKTKFACELKNFKAEDFFDRKEARKLDRFAQYALVSSDEAIKDSGIDFDTVDKFRVGVIWGAGIGGLETFQNEVLNFAAGDGTPRFNPFFIPKMIADIAPGNISIKHGFMGPNYTTVSACASSANAIIDALNTIRLGHCDVIVTGGSEAAVTIAGMGGFGAMHALSTRNDEMETASRPFDATRDGFVLGEGAGALILEEYEHAKARGAKIYAEVAGGGLSSDAYHMTAPHPDGIGVVRVMQNCLKDAGLEPEDVDAINTHGTSTPLGDVAELKAISKVFGDHAHKININSTKSMTGHLLGAAGAIEAIAAILSMEHGIVPPTINHKHFDENIDPKLNLTLNKAQKRDVKVALSNTFGFGGHNACVIFKKIS, from the coding sequence ATGCAGTTAAAGCGAGTTGTTGTTACAGGAATTGGGGCATTAACCCCAATTGGTAATACTATTGAAGAATATTGGGATGGTTTGGTGAATGGTAAAAGCGGTGCGGCCCCAATAACCTATTATGATAGTGAGAAATTTAAGACCAAATTTGCTTGCGAGCTAAAAAACTTCAAGGCTGAAGATTTTTTTGATCGTAAAGAAGCAAGAAAATTAGACCGATTTGCACAATATGCACTGGTGTCTTCAGATGAAGCAATTAAAGACAGTGGTATTGATTTTGATACTGTTGACAAATTTAGAGTTGGTGTCATTTGGGGAGCAGGTATAGGAGGTTTAGAAACTTTTCAAAATGAAGTTCTAAATTTTGCAGCAGGTGATGGTACCCCAAGGTTTAATCCTTTCTTTATTCCTAAAATGATTGCAGATATTGCCCCAGGTAATATTTCAATCAAACATGGTTTTATGGGACCTAATTATACTACAGTTTCTGCATGTGCATCTTCTGCAAATGCAATTATTGATGCGTTAAATACGATTAGACTAGGACATTGTGATGTTATAGTTACTGGTGGTAGTGAAGCAGCAGTAACAATTGCTGGTATGGGAGGATTTGGTGCAATGCATGCGCTATCAACCAGAAATGATGAAATGGAAACGGCATCAAGACCTTTTGATGCTACTCGAGATGGTTTTGTACTTGGTGAAGGTGCTGGGGCATTAATTCTTGAAGAATATGAACATGCGAAAGCAAGAGGTGCAAAAATTTATGCAGAAGTAGCAGGTGGCGGACTTTCAAGTGATGCTTACCATATGACGGCTCCACATCCAGATGGAATTGGTGTTGTACGTGTTATGCAAAACTGTTTAAAAGATGCAGGCCTTGAGCCAGAAGATGTTGATGCGATTAATACTCATGGTACATCTACACCACTTGGTGATGTTGCAGAGTTAAAAGCTATATCTAAGGTTTTTGGTGATCATGCTCATAAGATTAATATTAACTCTACAAAGTCTATGACTGGGCATTTGTTAGGGGCAGCAGGAGCTATTGAAGCTATTGCAGCGATATTATCTATGGAGCACGGAATTGTTCCTCCGACAATTAATCACAAACACTTTGATGAAAACATTGATCCCAAATTAAACTTAACGTTAAATAAGGCTCAAAAAAGAGATGTGAAAGTTGCATTAAGTAATACTTTTGGTTTTGGTGGACACAATGCTTGTGTTATCTTTAAAAAAATAAGTTAA
- a CDS encoding acyl carrier protein gives MSDIASRVKAIIVDKLGVDENEVVTEASFTNDLGADSLDTVELIMEFEKEFDIQIPDDQAENIATVGQAISYIEEAK, from the coding sequence ATGTCAGATATTGCATCAAGAGTTAAAGCTATCATCGTTGATAAATTAGGAGTTGATGAGAACGAAGTTGTTACTGAAGCAAGCTTCACAAACGACTTAGGAGCAGATTCATTGGATACTGTTGAGTTAATCATGGAATTCGAAAAAGAATTTGATATCCAAATTCCAGATGATCAAGCAGAGAATATTGCTACTGTTGGTCAGGCTATAAGTTATATAGAAGAAGCAAAGTAA
- the purN gene encoding phosphoribosylglycinamide formyltransferase: MKRIVLFASGSGSNVENIVHYFQDNSEVTIATVFTNKSDAKVLERCNRLKISSLYFNKTSFYDNDCILDILKGINPDLIILAGFLWKIPEKLVKNFPNKIVNIHPALLPKYGGKGMYGMNVHNAVKDNNEQETGITIHFVNENYDEGAIISQIKTKITPEDTPEDIAKKIHELEYEHFPKVIAQILHG, encoded by the coding sequence ATGAAACGTATTGTTCTTTTTGCTTCTGGTTCTGGATCTAATGTTGAAAACATAGTACATTATTTTCAAGATAATTCCGAGGTTACGATCGCCACGGTATTTACTAACAAAAGCGATGCCAAAGTTTTAGAACGATGTAATAGACTGAAAATAAGTAGTTTATACTTCAATAAAACTTCGTTTTATGATAATGATTGTATCTTAGATATCTTGAAAGGAATAAATCCTGACTTAATTATACTAGCTGGATTCCTCTGGAAAATTCCAGAAAAATTAGTAAAAAACTTCCCAAATAAGATTGTAAATATTCACCCAGCACTGTTACCAAAATACGGAGGCAAGGGAATGTATGGAATGAACGTTCATAATGCCGTGAAAGACAATAATGAGCAAGAAACTGGTATTACAATCCATTTTGTGAACGAAAATTACGACGAAGGCGCGATTATAAGTCAGATAAAAACTAAAATTACACCAGAAGATACCCCTGAAGATATTGCGAAAAAAATTCACGAATTGGAATACGAACATTTCCCTAAAGTTATAGCTCAAATATTACATGGATAA
- the rnhA gene encoding ribonuclease HI: MDNIQVHIYTDGAARGNPGPGGYGIVMEWVGKPYKKEFSEGFKHTTNNRMELLAVIEALKKLKNEGTAVKVFTDSKYVVDTVEKKWYVKWEKTNFKDKKNPDLWKLFLIEYRKQKVSFQWIKGHNNHRQNERCDTLAVAASKERNLKEDTGFITN, translated from the coding sequence ATGGATAATATACAAGTACATATTTATACCGATGGTGCTGCAAGAGGCAATCCTGGTCCTGGAGGATACGGCATTGTAATGGAATGGGTGGGAAAACCCTATAAAAAAGAATTTTCTGAAGGCTTTAAGCACACTACAAATAATAGAATGGAACTTCTTGCTGTAATTGAAGCTTTAAAAAAGCTGAAAAATGAAGGAACGGCGGTTAAAGTTTTTACAGATTCTAAATATGTAGTAGATACCGTTGAGAAAAAATGGTACGTTAAATGGGAGAAAACAAATTTTAAGGATAAAAAAAATCCCGATCTCTGGAAACTCTTCCTTATAGAATACAGAAAACAAAAAGTATCCTTTCAGTGGATAAAAGGACATAACAACCACCGGCAAAATGAAAGATGCGACACGCTAGCTGTTGCCGCATCAAAAGAACGCAACCTAAAAGAAGATACTGGTTTTATAACCAATTAA
- a CDS encoding S10 family peptidase, whose product MKAPRSLFFISFLFINATFGQARKIPVDTIITTKNKVTINETLVNYTVQAGMQPVWDENGKPIASLQYTYYTRDNIKDRASRPLLISFNGGPGSASVWMHLAYTGPRILKIDDEGYPIQPYGINENPYSILDVTDIVYVNPVNTGYSRTIPERGDAVDRKKFFGINADIKYLAEWLSTFVTRNNRWRSPKYIIGESYGGTRVMGLSLALQDQQWMYLNGVIMVSPADYKVLREDGPVSSALNLPYYTAAAWHHKALPAALQYKDLDDILPASEAYTINTLLPAIAKGGFISDVEKNEVAEKMAFYSGLSKKEILDQNLVVPTGYFWKNLLKEKSGYTIGRLDSRYLGIDKQLSGDTPDYNAEITSWLHSFTPAINYYLQEELNFKTDIKYNMFGPVHPWDNSEDHTRDNLRQAMAQNPYLNVLVQSGYYDGATTYFNAKYTMWQVDPSGRMKDRFEFKGYRSGHMMYLRKEDLKSANDDIRVFIRKTQANGKSAKY is encoded by the coding sequence ATGAAAGCTCCAAGGTCTCTTTTCTTTATTTCATTTTTATTTATTAACGCTACTTTTGGTCAAGCCAGAAAAATTCCTGTTGATACCATTATTACTACAAAAAATAAGGTAACCATAAATGAAACCTTGGTTAATTATACGGTACAAGCAGGAATGCAGCCTGTTTGGGATGAAAACGGAAAGCCAATTGCAAGTTTGCAGTATACCTATTATACTAGGGATAATATAAAAGACCGTGCATCTAGGCCCTTGCTTATTTCATTTAATGGAGGCCCAGGCTCTGCTTCTGTTTGGATGCACTTAGCTTATACTGGGCCTAGAATATTAAAAATTGATGATGAAGGGTATCCAATACAACCTTATGGAATAAATGAAAATCCATATTCTATTTTAGATGTAACTGATATTGTATATGTAAACCCTGTAAATACGGGCTACAGTAGAACTATTCCAGAAAGGGGAGATGCTGTAGATCGCAAAAAGTTTTTCGGAATTAATGCTGATATAAAATACTTGGCAGAATGGTTAAGCACTTTTGTGACAAGGAATAATCGTTGGCGTTCTCCTAAGTATATTATTGGGGAGAGTTATGGAGGAACACGCGTTATGGGTTTATCTCTGGCTTTGCAAGACCAACAATGGATGTATTTAAATGGTGTTATTATGGTTTCACCAGCCGATTATAAGGTGTTAAGGGAAGACGGACCTGTTTCAAGTGCTTTAAACTTACCCTATTATACGGCCGCTGCATGGCACCATAAAGCATTGCCAGCAGCACTACAATATAAAGATTTGGATGATATTCTACCTGCTTCGGAAGCTTATACCATAAATACTTTATTGCCTGCAATTGCAAAAGGGGGGTTTATTTCTGATGTAGAAAAAAATGAGGTAGCTGAAAAGATGGCGTTCTATTCTGGCTTGTCTAAGAAAGAAATATTGGATCAAAATCTTGTTGTGCCTACAGGCTATTTCTGGAAGAATTTGTTAAAGGAGAAAAGTGGGTATACTATAGGAAGGTTAGATAGCCGATATTTAGGAATAGATAAGCAGTTGTCAGGAGATACACCAGATTATAATGCCGAAATTACCTCTTGGTTACACAGTTTTACACCTGCAATTAATTATTACCTGCAAGAAGAGTTAAACTTTAAGACAGATATTAAATACAATATGTTTGGTCCAGTACACCCCTGGGATAATAGTGAGGATCATACCCGTGATAATCTAAGACAAGCTATGGCGCAAAACCCATATTTAAATGTCTTAGTACAAAGTGGGTATTATGATGGGGCAACAACTTATTTTAATGCTAAATATACCATGTGGCAAGTAGACCCTAGTGGTCGTATGAAAGATAGGTTTGAATTTAAAGGCTACCGAAGCGGACATATGATGTATTTGCGTAAAGAAGATTTAAAAAGCGCAAATGATGATATTCGTGTTTTTATCCGTAAAACGCAGGCCAACGGTAAGAGCGCAAAATATTAA
- a CDS encoding PfkB family carbohydrate kinase: MGKLLIVGTVAFDAIETPFGKTDKILGGAATYIGLAASQFNVESAIVSIVGDDMPEEYLTLLKDKNIDLSGLEIVKGGKTFYWKGKYHNDLNSRDTLVTELNVLADFNPVVPSGFKDADVVMLGNLHPSVQLSVINQMEKRPKLIVLDTMNFWMDNSLPELVEVIKHIDVITINDEEARQLSGEYSLVKAAAKIEKMGPKYVVIKKGEHGALLFHKKEVFFAPALPLEEVFDPTGAGDTFAGGFSGYLTQTENISFNNMKNAIIQGSNLASFCVEKFGTERIKKLTKEETTKRLHQFKTLSQFDIELQ, from the coding sequence ATGGGTAAATTATTAATTGTTGGAACGGTTGCTTTTGATGCTATTGAAACACCTTTTGGAAAAACTGATAAAATATTAGGAGGGGCTGCAACCTATATTGGTTTAGCTGCATCTCAATTTAATGTAGAATCTGCAATTGTTTCTATTGTTGGCGATGATATGCCAGAGGAATATTTAACACTTTTAAAAGACAAGAACATTGACCTTTCTGGTTTAGAGATTGTAAAAGGCGGTAAGACTTTCTATTGGAAAGGAAAATATCATAATGACTTAAACTCTAGAGATACACTTGTAACAGAACTTAATGTACTCGCAGACTTTAATCCTGTTGTACCTAGTGGTTTTAAAGATGCTGATGTTGTTATGTTAGGAAATTTACACCCTAGCGTTCAATTAAGTGTAATTAATCAGATGGAAAAACGACCAAAGTTAATAGTATTGGATACTATGAATTTTTGGATGGACAATAGCTTACCTGAATTGGTAGAGGTTATTAAACATATTGATGTTATAACCATTAATGACGAAGAAGCTCGCCAATTAAGTGGAGAATACTCTTTAGTTAAAGCAGCTGCCAAGATTGAGAAAATGGGACCAAAATATGTAGTGATTAAAAAAGGAGAGCATGGCGCATTATTGTTCCATAAAAAAGAAGTCTTCTTTGCTCCTGCATTACCACTCGAAGAAGTATTTGACCCAACTGGCGCTGGCGACACTTTTGCCGGTGGATTTTCTGGGTATTTAACACAGACAGAAAATATCTCTTTTAATAATATGAAAAATGCTATTATACAAGGTTCAAATTTAGCATCGTTCTGCGTAGAGAAATTTGGCACAGAGCGCATAAAAAAATTAACAAAGGAAGAAACCACAAAGAGATTACATCAATTCAAAACGTTAAGTCAATTTGATATTGAATTACAATAA
- a CDS encoding amidophosphoribosyltransferase, which produces MSDAIKHECGISLIRLLKPLEYYQEKYGTAFYGLNKMYLMMEKQHNRGQDGAGFASIKLDMDAGERYMSRVRSIAQQPIQDIFAQINDRVNTAIKENPEYENNVALQKKHIPYIGEVLLGHVRYGTFGKNSIESVHPFLRQNNWMHRNLIVAGNFNMTNVDELFDNLIQIGQHPKEMADTVTVMEKIGHFLDDAVAKLYKQIKKEGFNKQEASPLIAERLNVAKILRRAAKNWDGGYAMAGLLGHGDAFVLRDPAGIRPAYYYQDDEVVVVASERPAIQTVFNVQFEDIKELDPGHAILVKKNGKTIIKEILAPTERKACSFERIYFSRGSDKEIYQERKELGKLIFPQILKCIDEDIKNTVFSYIPNTAETSFYGMVKEAQNYMNKKKEEQILSIGSKITKEELHEILDVRPRIEKVAIKDAKLRTFIAQDSGRDDLVAHVYDISYGSVKKGDNLVIIDDSIVRGTTLKKSILKILDRLHPKKIVVVSSAPQIRYPDCYGIDMAKLEDFIAFRAALELHKDRNTMHIVDDIYQKCLSQVNSNDKDVINFVKEFYLPFTATEISNKIGELLSSSEIKAEVQIIYQTISNLHQACPDNLGDWYFTGEYPTPGGNRVVNRAYINFYEGKNERAY; this is translated from the coding sequence ATGAGTGATGCCATTAAACACGAATGCGGAATTTCTTTAATACGTTTATTAAAACCGCTAGAATATTATCAAGAGAAGTACGGTACTGCTTTTTACGGCCTAAATAAGATGTACCTTATGATGGAGAAGCAGCACAATCGTGGTCAAGACGGTGCTGGTTTTGCAAGTATTAAATTAGATATGGATGCTGGCGAACGCTATATGAGTAGAGTACGCTCCATTGCACAGCAACCTATTCAAGATATTTTTGCCCAAATAAATGACAGAGTAAATACGGCTATTAAAGAAAATCCGGAGTATGAAAACAATGTTGCACTTCAAAAAAAACATATCCCATATATTGGTGAAGTTTTATTAGGGCACGTTCGTTATGGTACTTTTGGAAAAAACAGTATTGAAAGTGTACATCCTTTTTTGAGACAAAATAACTGGATGCATCGTAATCTTATTGTTGCTGGGAATTTTAACATGACCAATGTTGACGAGCTCTTTGATAATTTGATTCAAATAGGGCAACACCCTAAAGAGATGGCAGACACGGTTACCGTTATGGAAAAAATCGGACATTTTTTGGATGATGCTGTTGCCAAACTTTACAAACAAATAAAAAAAGAAGGCTTTAATAAACAAGAAGCTTCCCCGTTAATCGCAGAACGTTTGAATGTTGCAAAAATTCTACGTAGAGCAGCTAAAAATTGGGATGGTGGTTATGCTATGGCTGGCTTATTAGGTCATGGTGATGCCTTTGTATTACGTGACCCTGCAGGGATTAGACCTGCTTATTACTACCAAGATGACGAAGTAGTCGTAGTCGCATCAGAAAGGCCGGCAATACAGACGGTATTTAATGTTCAATTTGAAGATATAAAAGAATTAGACCCTGGACATGCAATTCTTGTAAAAAAGAATGGAAAAACAATTATTAAAGAAATCTTAGCACCTACAGAACGTAAGGCATGTTCTTTTGAACGTATCTACTTCTCAAGAGGAAGCGATAAAGAAATTTATCAAGAACGTAAAGAATTAGGAAAACTTATATTCCCTCAAATACTAAAGTGTATTGATGAAGATATAAAAAACACCGTATTCTCATACATTCCCAATACTGCAGAAACCTCATTTTACGGAATGGTAAAAGAGGCTCAAAATTACATGAACAAAAAGAAAGAAGAACAAATTCTTTCCATAGGTTCAAAAATCACGAAAGAGGAACTACATGAAATTTTAGATGTTCGTCCTCGAATTGAAAAAGTAGCTATTAAAGATGCCAAACTTAGAACATTCATAGCACAAGATAGTGGCAGAGATGACTTGGTTGCTCATGTATATGATATCTCATATGGTTCTGTGAAAAAAGGAGATAACCTTGTTATTATAGATGATAGTATTGTACGTGGAACTACACTAAAGAAAAGTATCTTAAAAATATTAGACAGGCTACACCCCAAGAAAATTGTTGTAGTTTCTTCTGCTCCACAAATTAGATACCCAGACTGCTATGGTATTGATATGGCAAAACTAGAAGATTTTATTGCATTTAGAGCGGCTTTAGAATTACATAAAGATAGAAACACCATGCATATTGTTGATGATATCTATCAAAAATGCCTTTCGCAAGTAAATTCTAACGACAAAGATGTTATCAATTTTGTAAAAGAGTTTTACCTGCCTTTTACAGCTACAGAAATTTCAAATAAGATTGGAGAATTATTAAGTTCTTCTGAGATTAAGGCTGAAGTTCAAATTATATATCAGACAATA